Genomic segment of Nitrosopumilaceae archaeon AB1(1):
TTATTGTAATTCCTTTATTTATCGCACTACCAGTAATTTGGGATCTAATAGCAATATCAATACATAATCTTACCATATTTTTATTTAATCCAGCAAATCCATCTGATCCATATTATTATCCAACGATTGTATTCTCCAAAGTTGGAAATGCAATAGAATTTGATTCCGTAAAAAAATTACTTGATTGGGATGAATGGTTTTCCAAAGTGTTAAATCCAGGATTATTAGTTCAAACAGTTTTGACAGATTTTGTATTCATTCTAGGAAAATCTATTCTAGTAATATCGGTATTAATTTCAATGTTTATCGTATATTCAGTGAAATTCATACTATTACTAATTTTATTAGTAATGTTTCCAATCATATACATTTTAGACATGTTACCATGGTTCAAGTGGATTACTAAATCACTATACAATTCATTCACCGGACTAGTAATCGCATCATTATTTGCTGCCATAGTATTTCCAATTGCAGGAACATATTTTGTGTCTGCACAAGAATCCACCACTTGAAGAATGGTTTATGGGAGTGGGTGTAATTTTCCTAGTTTTAACAATTCCAATAGTATTCTCACCACTATTAGGTTCACTTGTATCACAGACACAAAGGGCATTTGACAAAGATGTGCTAAATCCAACGTTTGCTACTGTCGGCTCTGCTGTAACTTCAGGTGGAATAGGCGCAATTAAATCAGCACTACAAAAAGACAATGATACAGAGGAGTCCGAGGAAGATTGGATGCCATCACATAGCCCCAACTATGAGGAAGATGTTACAAGAGATTCTGCCAAGATGGATGAATATGCACCGGCTAGAAGAGTAAATACTGCAAAAGAAGAGTTTGATGATTCTACACCAGTATCTATACAAACAGATAGTCGTTTGATCGCACTGAAAAATTTATCAGATGCGTGTGGAGGCGAAGTAAAATTATGGTCCGAATCCACACCAGAAAGTCCAGAGTCTACAGATCATGAAAAAATTAATCAAATGCTAAAAGATCCAAACACGACAAATCACATAGCAAATCATATCTTAAGGGATAAAGATATTTATTTTCACGATAGTGAAAGACGACGCATTGCTAGAAAAAATTTACAAGATGCCAGTATTGAGATCTGAAAGTATAGCAGAGGAGGAGAAGAGTTTCAAAATATGATAAAAGACATAATTTCATCATTTGATGTTGAAGAGTCAAAAAATGGCAAGGGTAAACTATTCATTACAAAACAGTATATAATATTTGAAAAATATGGTGAAGGAATTACACTAGCTGAAGAATTAGTATACATTAGTCATGTAAGCGCGACAAAATCAAAAATATTAGGTCATTGGTTTTTGAATCTTACAATATTAAAAAATGAAAAGAAAATTAATCTGCAATTTAAAATGACAAAGATTGCAAACGCTATAGCAGAATCAGATATAAGAAATGCCATGATGCAATACAAAATTCCAAAAAATGTGCCCAGACACAAAGATATACCACTTGGAATTCCAGACGAATACACATACAACGACTGTTGGTATGATGCTCAACATGACATCTACGTGTCATTAAACCCCGAATTTATTGGGAATCAATGTATTCCACGAAATAGCAAAGAGACCAGTCTGTACAATCTACTAGAAATGGATGGAGTCTACAAGAGTGCCAGTCAGGTTTATTTCAAACATAATTTTCCCTGTATACAGACTACACACTATACCGGTGGTTACATACAAGTGATATTATGCACCATACTAGATAATCAAATAACACAGAAAATGGTAAGGGAGATGTTTTTGGATAAAACTCTATACTATACAACAGAATCAACTAGATACAAAATGGAGTCATTTACAAATTTGAAGATAAAAATATCAGAGATTGAATATGAACTACTTTGCAAAATTTTAAACATAGAGTATAGAGATATGTTTACACGAACACAGGATTATACAATATTATCCAAATATCAAAATTGGAACAATACCACATTTGTAAATAATAATTCTAGAATAAATGAAATGGTAATTTCTAGTATGCACAGAGGTATAAAATCGCAGTTGTTAAATTTTGTATGTGAAAAATTAAGTATTATACAAAAAAATGTAAATCTGGATAATGTAAATTCTGAGAAGAGTAGAATAATTGAGATGTGTGATTTTAATTCAAAAAAGATTGCGCTAGGGTATGAGTATCAACATCCAAGATTATTTACAGATGTAAAAAATATGAAATTACAGTTATCACACTTGTACAAATATGAAACAAGTATGTCAGGATTAAATATAAAATTAGCAAATATGACAAAACGGCAATATCTCAGGCACCTAATTGCACAGTGTTGCACACTAATAATTAATGATAAAAATATTGAGAAAAAATGTATTGAGATTATAAATATTGGTCTTGAAATTAACGTACCTAGACCTATTCCGTTAGAGATTCGACTTGGTGAAAAATATTTAGCCAGTCTTGATGCTGATATTACCCAAACCTGAAGTCATACTGCACAGTGAACCTCCTTCGTGTGATTTGGTATCATGAGAAGACATTGCAGGTTTATCTGATGGTCTGCTTTGACGCTTGCATAAATTCTGAAAAGTGGTATACGCTTTTTCAACATCTGCCTCACCATGTACAATAGAGCGTACGGCGCTAATCATAGGAATAGGATTATCAGATTGCCAAATGTTTCTGCCCATATCTACACCAACAACTCCATCTTGTAGTGCCTGATGCGTCATAACAAGGGCATCACGCTCTGGTAATTTTTTACCACCTGCAATGATTAGCGGTACAGGACACGAATCTGCTACACTAGGAAAATCTTCACAATGATACGTCTTTACAATATGAGCCCCTTGTTCTGCTGCAATTCTACAGGCCAAAGAAAGATAACGAGCGTCTCTGCCCATATCTTTTCCTACGGCTGTAACTGCCAATACAGGAAGCCCATACTCTTCAGCTTCATTGACCAACTTGCCTAGATTAGTAATGGTTTGATATTCATATTTTGAACCTACAAATATAGACATTGCAAGAGCAGTGGCATTTAATCGAATTGCCTCTTTAATACTTACAGTAATATCTTCATGTGAGAAATCTTCGCCTATTATACTAGAACCACCAGAAACACGCAATACAATTGGAATATTAAATTCAGGATCAACTGAGGTTCTCAAAACACCTCGTGTAATCATAAGAGAATCACAATGACCTATGATTGGCACTATAGTATCTCGTGGAACTTCAAGCTTTTCAGTAGGACCTAAAAAATAACCATAATCTACGGCCAACATTAATGCTCTATTATCACCAGGGGAGATAATTTTAGATATTCTATTTTTCAGACCCCAGTCCATATGTAAAATTATTCATTCCCCTTGATAAGAGTTTGTTAGAAAAATCAAACTAGCTATGATAAATTATTATCTTCATGGAATCTGAGCCCTGCTTGGCTTTGGTAAATGCATCATTTGAATCATTTAGATTAAACCTATGAGTTATGATATCTTTGACTCTAAAACCACTATTAATTAATTCCAAAGCCTGTTTTGTGTCAACATCCGATGCAGCATAACTTGTAAGCAAAGTAATCTCTTTGGAATAAAATTCACTCATATCAATATTCAGCATGGCACCCTTGCTTGGCACTCCAAACATCATAACTGTGCCACCTTTGCGTGTGGCAGATATTGCATCAGAGAGTGCCTGCATGCTAGATGTGGCAACTAAACTCAAATCAAGTCCCATAGGACATGAGGCATGAATTTTATCTAATCGGTCAGGATCAGTAGCATTTATGGTATCTGCGCTTACAAATTTTTTGATGAAATTTAACCTAAAATCACTAGTATCAAGACAAAACATACGCTTGCATCCACGGTCTTGTGCTAGCATTGCATGCATTAAACCAGTAGGCCCAACACCAAATATTCCAACTAAATCAATATTATGAGTAATTTTATTCCATGCTCTGATACAACAACCAAGCGGTTCAATCAATGCAGCTTCATCAAAACTCATTGAATCAGGTAATTTTAAAACACCACCATTATCAACATTCCATTTTGGAACGACATATTTCTCAGATAATCCACATGGCTCCAAGTTACTAGAAGAGTATTTTTCACACAATGTCTCAGAACCATTTTTACACAAATGACAAGATAGACATGCCACATGATGATGAGTAAATACACGATCACCTACTTTGAGATTTTTAACATCATCTCCAACTGCAATTACAACTCCTGCTGGTTCATGTCCAAGACGCATAGAGGTTTTACCATATTTCCCAAAAATTTTTTCTATATCAGAACCACAGATTCCACATGATTTCAACTCAACTAATATGTCGCCACTATTCAAGATGGGATCATTCACGCTACTGACTTGAGTAAAACCATCTTTAGCAAATACAGCTTTCACAAAGATCAATTCATCTTACAGTTATAAAAACATCTAGACGCCAAGAATTTTTTTCAGCATAACTCTATAATCAATTTCTGTTTTTATACTTCCTACTGCAGGCAGTGAGAACACAAGAGTCGATTTCTTAGAACGCAGGTCAGTTAATTGATCCTCAATGGGCTCTGAGAGATCGTCGCCAACAAGTACAAGTCCAATATTAGCATCATCTGTCAACTCTTCAATTTTTTCAAGTGCGTCCTGAGGTGTGTCAGATATGGTACCAGATACGCCAGCAAGTTGAAAACTAGTTACAAATTCCTTGCTGCCAACAGTGACAACCTTCATGAATTAATTATTCAATATACTAATTTAAATTGTTATATCTGCTGAGCTTCCATTCTAGACAACCAATCGTCGTCTTTTTTAACATCTGAATTCTCATTATTGGGCAGTGACATATTATAACCTAAATCATCAGATGTGACAGTAACGTTAGAGGACACTTCGGGGGTTGGTAGTTTATCTTGTATTGCTTGGAAATCATCAAAGTGTTCAGTTGGAGGAGGAGGTGTATGGTTATCATTTGTAATTTGTTCACCTTCCAAGTCTAGTGCATCCATTCTTCGTTGTATGGTTTCAATCTCTGTAGTTTCATGAGATATGTGCTGTGTAAGAACATTTGTATGTCTTTGTATAGAATCAAATGTAGATTGTGAGATTTCTCCACCCTTTACTTGTACTTTGGCATCAAAACTAAAACGTTTTACCATATTCATCTGTGATAACAATTCCTGAATTCTAGATTCAAGTCTAGCACGAATTTCCGAATCATTAGAGTTTAATGTATCCAAATGTGAACTATACGTATTATATATAATTGCAGTATCCTCTTCACTACCCTCAATTCTAGCAGTCTCTAGCATTGTACGCATTTTACGAAGTGTAAGAACTTTTTGTTTCAAGTATCGTTGAGAATCAAGTCTCCATTTTGGAATGAATATAGCATTATCATCTTGAAAAACTAATTGCTCAAATGGTATCTGTTTTAGACCCTCAGAGCCACAGTCAATACCAATTGTCTCAGGGGAGCCAGAAATATCGGTAATTGTACCGACTATATTTCCCATAAAAGTTCCATACATATCTTTGACATTCTTGCCAATGATTTCTGTATCTATGTTATTCATGGTTAGATATAGTGTAACGGATATATCTAAAACGTTGTTAGCAAACTTTTCAATTTTTGTTAGTAAACTTTAACACCAATTTCCTTTAAAATTTAAAGCCCAGATATACAACTTGGAATCATGATTGAAAAAGACCAGTTGGAGCAGATACTACAATTTATTGCAAAAAGATGGGTGGATGTGTGTCGAGACCCTGACAATAAAATACTAAAGACACTACCTAGTGATTTTTGGATGAATTCTGTTGGAGGAAATGCAGGAAAGGGCAGATGGGTTACAATGCTAATGTATACAGAAAGTCACGAAGATGCAGATGCATTTAAAGAAGTATTGTTACGCTGGCAATCAAAAGGTATGCAAAAACAATCTTCTCCAGATTTAATTCAAATAAAATCAAATGAAACTAAATCAACATAAAGGTGTAATTAATAGTTGGGTAGAGAGTTTTCAGTCAAGGAAGAAAAAATTTTAAAAAAACATTTTTCCAATGTAGACAAGAAAGTATTCTGCCTAGATACACCAGAGCAAGCAGATAGAGGCGCACTGATGTCTAGATACAGTAGAACAACACACAGTATGCGACGAGTATTTTTAAACGAATTTATAAATACAAAAAAAAGAGGAGAGGTATTTTATAAAAAAGTTTTAGGTCAGTATGGAGATGATTCTATTGCAGAATTGGGTTTTGCACATATTGCAATAGAGGGAATTTCAAATATCGCAGTGAAAACAATTGAGGACAGAAGAGTGGGGTTGTCGTATTTAGAGAAATCTTCACGATACGTTCCCTGGAATAAAAAAATAAATTCAAAATTTGCATTTTACAGAGATCCGAGAATTTTAAAATCCAGATATGCTGACGATTATCTAGATGCGTGCAATGATAGTTTTGAGACATACTCACGCCTAATTGATCCGATCACTCACTACATAAGAGAGGTATACCCTATAGAGAGACAGTATTTTGCCAATAATTCAAAAAAACAGGTATTATTTGGCAAATTAGATTCAGAGGGGGCAGATGCAGCACAGCGAGCCTATTTGAGAACGATAAAGGCCAAGATGTATGATACTTTGAGAGTATTACTGCCAGCCTCAACTTTGACAAATGTTGGTGTTGCAGGAAATGGAAGAGCGTTTGAGTATTTGCTCACCGTCTTGTTCAGTTCTCGACTAGAAGAGGAGAGAGAAATTGCAGTTGAAATTA
This window contains:
- the lsrF gene encoding 3-hydroxy-5-phosphonooxypentane-2,4-dione thiolase, which gives rise to MDWGLKNRISKIISPGDNRALMLAVDYGYFLGPTEKLEVPRDTIVPIIGHCDSLMITRGVLRTSVDPEFNIPIVLRVSGGSSIIGEDFSHEDITVSIKEAIRLNATALAMSIFVGSKYEYQTITNLGKLVNEAEEYGLPVLAVTAVGKDMGRDARYLSLACRIAAEQGAHIVKTYHCEDFPSVADSCPVPLIIAGGKKLPERDALVMTHQALQDGVVGVDMGRNIWQSDNPIPMISAVRSIVHGEADVEKAYTTFQNLCKRQSRPSDKPAMSSHDTKSHEGGSLCSMTSGLGNISIKTG
- a CDS encoding zinc-dependent dehydrogenase — encoded protein: MKAVFAKDGFTQVSSVNDPILNSGDILVELKSCGICGSDIEKIFGKYGKTSMRLGHEPAGVVIAVGDDVKNLKVGDRVFTHHHVACLSCHLCKNGSETLCEKYSSSNLEPCGLSEKYVVPKWNVDNGGVLKLPDSMSFDEAALIEPLGCCIRAWNKITHNIDLVGIFGVGPTGLMHAMLAQDRGCKRMFCLDTSDFRLNFIKKFVSADTINATDPDRLDKIHASCPMGLDLSLVATSSMQALSDAISATRKGGTVMMFGVPSKGAMLNIDMSEFYSKEITLLTSYAASDVDTKQALELINSGFRVKDIITHRFNLNDSNDAFTKAKQGSDSMKIIIYHS
- a CDS encoding V-type ATP synthase subunit F; this translates as MKVVTVGSKEFVTSFQLAGVSGTISDTPQDALEKIEELTDDANIGLVLVGDDLSEPIEDQLTDLRSKKSTLVFSLPAVGSIKTEIDYRVMLKKILGV
- a CDS encoding CdvA-like protein, translating into MNNIDTEIIGKNVKDMYGTFMGNIVGTITDISGSPETIGIDCGSEGLKQIPFEQLVFQDDNAIFIPKWRLDSQRYLKQKVLTLRKMRTMLETARIEGSEEDTAIIYNTYSSHLDTLNSNDSEIRARLESRIQELLSQMNMVKRFSFDAKVQVKGGEISQSTFDSIQRHTNVLTQHISHETTEIETIQRRMDALDLEGEQITNDNHTPPPPTEHFDDFQAIQDKLPTPEVSSNVTVTSDDLGYNMSLPNNENSDVKKDDDWLSRMEAQQI